A genomic window from Salmo salar chromosome ssa23, Ssal_v3.1, whole genome shotgun sequence includes:
- the LOC106584700 gene encoding filaggrin-2 has translation MTSLEEVPFKSPLGPLPLGPLQELGPLAGEIELVTAPEFTIPDHIQILQDTEYEFTLENWVMSALHGGRYRPRDAPSPSCPPYWLMFSSPQESRSASRWNSDQRGSALRPRSHSLSSVDTRHLNHHPQPHPHHRCQHSHRKIKLLVSDSEDEAGYSEDDEGSSTEDNASDSKTHRGAYHGGERPRSQSSAPKHPLSRVKDHHLGSSGSSSAHPHSNQPSTGGERPRSQSSAPKHPLSRVKDHHLGSSGSNSVHHHSNQPSTGGRGYQGRNRRANSSSVLDCRRQGSFTGLKQEQGRTISPLCHGQASSPQCHGQASSPQCHGDQRPCRKDFRSQQQASSSSGLEESFVRAGSPQCHGQASSPQCHGQASSPQCHGQASSPQCHGQARSPQCHGGQRHYSRKRQLSLWSMGRKNSVTPQQPQRPSSAGPEIKNNRQTALRPRSSHGIGCDSSAELLTALSQEERELLEAITEQGYPLHTAILALQKTGRRSPQQAGFTYPSCDMTTPVAVLRSESNQMVEFQG, from the exons TATGAGTTCACCTTAGAGAACTGGGTGATGTCTGCGCTCCATGGAGGACGCTACCGACCCAGGGATGCCCCGTCCCCATCTTGTCCTCCGTACTGGCTCATGTTCTCCAGTCCCCAGGAGAGTCGCTCGGCTAGCAG gtGGAACAGTGATCAGCGGGGCTCAGCACTCCGACCAAGGAGCCACAGCCTAAGCTCTGTGGACACACGTCACCTTAACCACCACCCTCAACCCCACCCCCATCACCGCTGCCAGCACAGCCACCGAAAAATCAAGTTACTGGTCTCCGACTCGGAAGACGAAGCTGGCTACTCAGAAGATGACGAGGGCTCCTCCACTGAAGATAACGCCTCAGACTCAAAGACACACCGTGGAGCCTATCACGGAGGTGAACGGCCTCGGTCGCAAAGCTCTGCACCAAAACACCCACTATCCagagtcaaagaccaccatcttGGATCTTCAGGCTCTTCCTCGGCTCATCCCCACTCTAACCAGCCTTCCACTGGTGGTGAACGGCCACGGTCGCAAAGCTCTGCACCAAAACACCCACTATCCagagtcaaagaccaccatcttGGATCTTCAGGCTCCAACTCGGTTCATCACCACTCTAACCAGCCTTCCACTGGAGGCCGAGGCTACCAGGGTCGCAACAGGAGGGCCAACTCTTCCTCAGTCCTGGACTGCAGGAGGCAAGGGTCATTCACTGGGCTCAAGCAGGAGCAGGGGCGTACCATCAGCCCACTTTGCCATGGTCAGGCCAGCAGTCCCCAGTGCCATGGTCAGGCCAGCAGTCCCCAGTGCCATGGCGATCAGAGGCCCTGCAGGAAGGATTTCAGAAGCCAGCAGCAGGCGTCATCGTCCTCTGGCCTGGAAGAGTCTTTTGTGCGGGCCGGTAGCCCTCAGTGTCATGGTCAGGCCAGCAGTCCCCAGTGCCATGGTCAGGCCAGCAGTCCCCAGTGCCATGGTCAGGCCAGCAGTCCCCAGTGCCATGGTCAGGCCAGGAGTCCCCAGTGCCATGGTGGCCAGAGGCACTATAGCAGAAAGAGGCAGCTCTCTTTGTGGTCAATGGGAAGGAAAAACTCTGTGACCCCACAGCAGCCACAACGACCCTCTTCAGCTGGCCCTGAAATCAAGAACAACAGGCAGACT GCTCTGCGTCCACGTAGCTCACACGGCATTGGCTGTGACTCATCTGCAGAGTTGCTGACGGCCCTAAGTCAGGAAGAGCGAGAGCTACTGGAGGCCATCACTGAGCAGGGCTACCCTCTACACACTGCCATCCTGGCGCTGCAGAAGACTGGCCGCCGCAGCCCACAACAGGCAGGTTTTACTTACCCATCCTGTGACATGACAACCCCAGTGGCAGTTTTGAGGTCAGAAAGTAATCAGATGGTTGAATTCCAGGGCTGA